A region of Phytohabitans rumicis DNA encodes the following proteins:
- a CDS encoding acyl-CoA dehydrogenase family protein produces the protein MFLDLTPAQHALRAELRAYFAGLMTAAERTTLLRERHGPVLREVVRRMGRDGWLGVGWPVEYGGRGLGPVEQQIFVNEAARADVPLPAVTLQTVGPTLMTFGTAEQKERFLPRILAGEVHFAIGYTEPGAGTDLAALRTRAVRAGDAYVVDGQKTFTTGAHDADYVWLACRTDPDAPKHKGISILIVDTTDPGYSWTPIITCDGAHHVNATYYSDVRVPVGMRVGAENDGWRLITTQLNHERVMLGPAGRLGALYQRVHAWASARSLVDEPDVRRALARAYAVLRVNELLNWQVAAVDPVRVADASATKVFASERLQELGRALEEIVGRYGDPAEQDTAELLSWLDIQSKRNLVLTFGGGANEIQRELIATAGLHLPRVPR, from the coding sequence GTGTTCCTCGACCTGACCCCGGCCCAGCACGCGCTGCGGGCCGAGCTGCGGGCGTACTTCGCCGGCCTGATGACCGCCGCGGAGCGCACCACGCTGCTGCGCGAACGGCACGGCCCGGTGCTGCGCGAGGTGGTCCGCCGGATGGGCCGCGACGGCTGGCTCGGCGTGGGCTGGCCGGTCGAGTACGGCGGCCGCGGCCTAGGCCCGGTCGAGCAGCAGATCTTCGTCAACGAGGCGGCCCGCGCCGACGTGCCGCTGCCCGCCGTGACGCTGCAAACCGTGGGGCCGACCCTGATGACGTTCGGCACGGCGGAGCAGAAGGAGCGCTTCCTGCCCCGGATCCTGGCCGGCGAGGTGCACTTCGCGATCGGATACACCGAGCCGGGCGCCGGCACCGACCTGGCCGCGCTGCGGACCCGCGCGGTACGCGCGGGCGACGCGTACGTCGTCGACGGGCAGAAGACGTTCACCACCGGGGCGCACGACGCGGACTACGTCTGGCTGGCCTGCCGTACCGACCCCGACGCGCCCAAGCACAAGGGCATCTCGATCCTCATCGTCGACACCACGGACCCCGGCTACTCGTGGACACCCATCATCACCTGCGACGGCGCCCACCACGTCAACGCGACCTACTACAGCGACGTGCGGGTGCCGGTGGGCATGCGGGTCGGCGCCGAGAACGACGGCTGGCGCCTGATCACCACGCAGCTCAACCACGAGCGGGTGATGCTCGGCCCGGCCGGCCGGCTGGGCGCGCTCTACCAACGGGTGCACGCCTGGGCGTCGGCACGCTCCCTTGTGGACGAGCCGGACGTGCGCCGGGCGCTGGCCCGCGCGTACGCCGTCCTGCGCGTCAACGAGCTGCTCAACTGGCAGGTGGCCGCCGTCGACCCGGTGCGCGTCGCGGACGCCTCCGCCACCAAGGTGTTCGCCTCCGAGCGGCTGCAGGAGCTCGGGCGGGCGCTGGAGGAAATCGTCGGCCGGTACGGCGACCCCGCCGAGCAGGACACCGCCGAGCTGCTGTCCTGGTTGGACATCCAGAGCAAGCGCAACCTGGTGCTCACCTTCGGCGGCGGGGCCAACGAGATCCAGCGGGAGCTCATCGCGACGGCCGGGCTGCACCTGCCGCGCGTACCCCGATAG
- a CDS encoding lipid-transfer protein produces MIARTAAIAGIGATEFSKDSGRSELRLAVEAVRAALADAGLSPSDVDGLATFTMDSNLEIAVARELGLPQLTFFSQIGYGGGAACAVVQQAAMAVATGVAEVVVCYRALNERSGRRFGQVSRAVAGAPTSSGVDAGWHYPMGLATPAAMVAMVARRYQHEYGAGSEDFGRVAVADRRHAATNPHAWFYGRPITLADHQASRWIAEPLRLLDCCQESDGAVALVVTSAARARDLPRPPALVCAAAQGSGPDQYVMTSYYRDDLPGLPEMGVVAQQLWRQSGFAPDDVRVAVLYDHFTPYVLIQLEELGFCPRGEARHFIADGAIELGGRLPINPHGGQLGEAYIHGMNGIAEAVRQVRGTAANQVAGAGPVLVTAGTGVPTSGLILSA; encoded by the coding sequence GTGATCGCCCGGACGGCCGCGATCGCCGGCATCGGGGCGACCGAGTTCAGCAAGGACTCCGGCCGCAGCGAGCTGCGCCTCGCGGTGGAGGCGGTACGGGCCGCCCTCGCCGACGCCGGACTCTCGCCATCCGATGTGGACGGGCTCGCGACGTTCACCATGGACAGCAACCTGGAGATCGCGGTGGCGCGCGAGCTCGGCCTGCCGCAGTTGACCTTCTTCAGCCAGATCGGCTACGGCGGGGGAGCGGCGTGCGCGGTCGTGCAGCAGGCGGCGATGGCCGTCGCGACCGGTGTGGCGGAGGTGGTCGTCTGCTACCGCGCCCTCAACGAGCGGTCCGGCCGCCGCTTCGGCCAGGTGTCGCGGGCCGTGGCCGGGGCGCCCACATCGTCCGGTGTGGACGCCGGCTGGCACTACCCGATGGGCCTCGCCACCCCGGCCGCGATGGTCGCCATGGTGGCCCGCCGCTACCAGCACGAGTACGGGGCCGGCAGCGAGGACTTCGGCCGGGTGGCGGTGGCCGACCGCCGGCACGCCGCCACGAACCCGCACGCCTGGTTCTACGGGCGGCCCATCACGCTGGCCGACCACCAGGCGTCGCGGTGGATCGCCGAGCCGCTGCGGCTGCTGGACTGCTGCCAGGAGAGCGACGGCGCGGTCGCGCTGGTGGTGACGAGCGCGGCGCGCGCCCGCGACCTGCCCCGGCCGCCGGCGCTCGTGTGCGCCGCGGCCCAGGGCAGCGGGCCCGACCAGTACGTGATGACCAGCTACTACCGCGACGACCTGCCCGGCCTGCCGGAGATGGGGGTGGTGGCCCAGCAGCTGTGGCGGCAGTCCGGCTTCGCACCCGACGACGTCCGGGTGGCTGTGCTGTACGACCACTTCACCCCGTACGTGCTGATCCAGCTGGAGGAGCTGGGGTTCTGCCCGCGCGGCGAGGCCCGGCACTTCATCGCCGACGGCGCCATCGAGCTGGGCGGCCGGCTGCCGATCAACCCGCACGGCGGGCAGCTCGGCGAGGCGTACATCCACGGCATGAACGGCATCGCCGAGGCGGTACGCCAGGTCCGCGGCACCGCCGCCAACCAGGTCGCCGGCGCCGGCCCGGTCCTGGTAACCGCCGGCACCGGCGTCCCCACCAGCGGCCTGATCCTCAGCGCATAG
- a CDS encoding MaoC family dehydratase: MAAVVTELPVWTVEVTPTLVVSTAIATRDFQDVHHDRDRAVRRGGKDIFLNILTTTGLVQRYVTDWAGPEATVGRIAIRLGVPCYPYETLTFTGRVASDDGGECVVEVVGRNSLGAHVTGTVRLLRGPA; this comes from the coding sequence GTGGCGGCTGTCGTGACCGAGCTACCTGTGTGGACAGTCGAGGTGACGCCGACCCTCGTGGTCAGCACCGCCATCGCCACCCGCGACTTCCAGGACGTGCACCACGACCGGGACCGGGCGGTACGCCGGGGCGGGAAGGACATCTTCCTCAACATCCTGACGACCACCGGGCTGGTGCAGCGGTACGTGACCGACTGGGCCGGCCCCGAGGCGACGGTGGGCCGCATCGCGATCCGGCTGGGCGTGCCGTGCTACCCGTACGAGACACTCACCTTCACCGGCCGTGTGGCCTCCGACGACGGCGGTGAGTGTGTGGTGGAAGTGGTGGGGCGCAACAGCCTGGGCGCGCACGTGACCGGGACAGTGCGGCTCCTCCGGGGCCCCGCGTGA
- the kstR gene encoding cholesterol catabolism transcriptional regulator KstR, whose protein sequence is MAAPRTNTSSNTGLVTLTGADSEQGSAAQRDRRRRILDATLQLASKGGYDAVQMRAVAEKADVALGTLYRYFPSKIHLLVSALARELERIQERLDRTAITGDTPHERMLFVLGRVTRSMQREPLLTEAMTRAFMFADPSAAAEVNAVAQLMEDMFTRAMHDSDPTADDRAKARVIGDVWLSNLVAWVTRRASANDVINHLELAARLLLR, encoded by the coding sequence ATGGCAGCGCCGAGAACAAATACCAGCAGCAACACCGGACTGGTCACGCTCACCGGCGCCGACTCCGAGCAGGGTTCGGCCGCGCAGCGTGACCGCCGCCGCCGGATCCTCGACGCCACCCTGCAGCTGGCCTCCAAGGGTGGGTACGACGCGGTGCAGATGCGGGCCGTGGCGGAGAAGGCCGACGTGGCGCTCGGCACGCTGTACCGCTACTTCCCCTCCAAGATCCACCTGCTGGTGTCGGCGCTGGCGCGGGAGCTGGAGCGCATCCAGGAGCGGCTCGACCGCACCGCCATCACCGGAGACACGCCGCATGAGCGGATGCTCTTCGTGCTCGGCCGGGTCACCCGGTCGATGCAGCGCGAGCCGCTGCTCACCGAGGCGATGACGCGGGCGTTCATGTTCGCCGACCCGTCGGCCGCGGCCGAGGTCAACGCGGTGGCGCAGCTGATGGAAGACATGTTCACCCGGGCCATGCACGACAGCGACCCCACGGCGGACGACCGCGCCAAGGCACGCGTCATCGGCGACGTCTGGCTCTCCAACCTCGTCGCCTGGGTGACCAGGCGCGCCTCCGCGAACGACGTGATAAACCACCTCGAACTGGCGGCGCGCCTGCTGCTGCGTTAG
- a CDS encoding acyl-CoA dehydrogenase family protein, protein MDFTPDEAQEAVVRLAADVLEGAGDAPERAWKALAQAGLLALALPPGLGGSGLGVLETSLVLTEVGRRAAAVPALSTLALGVLPVVRWADPAPQLLAGVAAGDTVLTAALREPGDPLPLVPRTTASPLVTGTKVGVPYAEQAHRILVPVTLDSGGTAVAVVDPAAPGLRMHRTPSATGEPEYTVRLDGVQPQLIGGSVADLYRCAIAGACAAGAGALAGALALTAAHVGTREQFGRPLARFQAVAQQIADAYVVSRTMELAALSASWRLGAGLPADDDLAVAAYWLASEAPAAVQACHHLHGGLGLDVTYPLHRHSSTIKDLVRLLGGAEHLLGRVPCSST, encoded by the coding sequence ATGGACTTCACACCGGACGAGGCACAGGAGGCGGTGGTACGCCTCGCGGCCGACGTACTGGAGGGCGCCGGCGACGCGCCCGAGCGGGCCTGGAAGGCGCTGGCCCAGGCCGGGCTGCTGGCTCTGGCGCTCCCACCTGGGCTGGGCGGCTCCGGGCTCGGCGTGCTGGAGACCAGCCTCGTGCTGACCGAGGTCGGCCGGCGCGCCGCCGCCGTACCGGCACTGTCCACTCTGGCGCTCGGCGTGCTGCCGGTGGTGCGCTGGGCCGACCCCGCGCCGCAGCTGTTGGCCGGTGTGGCCGCTGGCGACACCGTGCTGACCGCGGCCCTGCGCGAGCCGGGCGACCCGCTGCCGCTCGTACCGCGCACCACGGCGTCGCCGCTCGTCACCGGCACGAAGGTCGGCGTCCCGTACGCCGAGCAGGCGCACCGCATCCTCGTGCCCGTGACCCTCGACAGTGGAGGCACGGCCGTCGCCGTGGTCGACCCGGCCGCGCCCGGCTTGAGGATGCATCGCACGCCCAGCGCCACCGGCGAGCCCGAGTACACCGTGCGGCTGGACGGCGTCCAGCCGCAACTGATCGGCGGCTCGGTTGCCGACCTCTACCGGTGCGCCATCGCCGGGGCGTGCGCGGCCGGCGCCGGGGCGCTGGCCGGGGCGCTCGCGCTGACCGCCGCGCACGTCGGCACCCGGGAGCAGTTCGGCCGGCCGCTGGCCCGGTTCCAGGCGGTCGCCCAGCAGATCGCCGACGCGTACGTGGTGTCCCGCACGATGGAGCTGGCCGCCCTGTCGGCGTCCTGGCGGTTGGGCGCCGGGCTGCCGGCCGACGACGACCTGGCCGTGGCGGCGTACTGGCTGGCGAGCGAGGCGCCCGCGGCCGTCCAAGCCTGCCACCACCTGCACGGCGGGCTCGGCCTGGACGTCACGTACCCGCTGCACCGGCACTCGTCCACCATCAAGGACCTGGTGCGCCTGCTCGGCGGGGCCGAGCACCTGCTCGGGAGGGTGCCGTGTTCCTCGACCTGA
- a CDS encoding acyl-CoA dehydrogenase: MPIAISEEQRALQESIRRWAGGAGTVAAVRALESGREPDSWRRHWAEAADLGVFAIAVPVSAGGAGGTTLDLAAAVEQLADALVPGPLLPTFLAELILAVHADVPAVKELLPALAAGDASVAVRTGDGPVLGAGGTSHLLLPAGDAWYLLAAGHPGLHVAPRVPVDFSRPLADVHAGAAALPEDRRVPLVTGQVKDTAALLAAVEATAVAGWCVRTASEYAKVRHQFGRAIGTFQAVKHLCAQMLCRLERATATTWDAARAYDEAPDEFPLAVAAAAAIALDAAVDTAKDCVQVLGGIGFTWEHDAHLYLRRAVALRQLFGDGAVWRERAAALALSGVRRTLRAPDGQAPASPDVRAKVEQIAALPAERQRAALADAGLYGLGAAPAEQLAIDGELSRAGVTRPDLAIAGWAVPTILAHGTAEQQERFTGPSLRGELTWCQLFSEPEAGSDLASLRTRAVRVPGGWRLTGQKVWTSLAAEADWAICLARTDPDAPKHRGLTYFLVSMRTPGIEVRPLREITGRAVFNEVFLDDVLVPDDCVVGAPGDGWRLARGTLAYERVAMGRGSSLGEGVEKLLAAGDAVQRDRLGGLVADGLAVSLLDLRGMLRRLDGQAGGPESAVAKLVGVAHRQAVAEAALLALGPDGAADGGAAYEFLLTRCLSIAGGTTQILLSVVAERVLGLPRDKER, encoded by the coding sequence GTGCCGATCGCCATCTCCGAGGAGCAACGGGCCCTACAGGAGTCGATCCGCCGCTGGGCCGGCGGCGCGGGCACCGTGGCGGCCGTGCGCGCCCTCGAATCCGGCCGCGAGCCGGACTCCTGGCGGCGGCACTGGGCCGAGGCGGCCGATCTGGGCGTTTTCGCCATCGCGGTGCCCGTCTCGGCCGGCGGCGCGGGCGGCACCACGCTCGACCTGGCCGCCGCCGTCGAGCAGCTCGCGGACGCCCTCGTGCCCGGCCCGCTGCTGCCCACGTTCCTCGCCGAGCTGATCCTCGCCGTGCACGCCGACGTACCGGCGGTGAAGGAGCTGCTGCCGGCCCTCGCGGCCGGCGACGCGTCCGTGGCCGTAAGGACCGGGGACGGGCCGGTGCTCGGCGCGGGCGGCACATCCCACCTGCTGCTGCCCGCCGGCGACGCCTGGTACCTGCTGGCGGCCGGCCACCCCGGGCTGCACGTCGCGCCGCGCGTGCCGGTCGACTTCTCCCGCCCGCTCGCCGACGTCCACGCGGGCGCCGCGGCCCTGCCCGAAGACCGCCGCGTCCCGCTCGTCACGGGACAGGTCAAAGACACCGCGGCGCTACTGGCCGCCGTCGAGGCCACCGCCGTCGCCGGCTGGTGTGTTCGCACCGCGAGCGAGTACGCCAAGGTGCGTCACCAGTTCGGCCGGGCGATCGGCACGTTCCAGGCGGTCAAGCACCTGTGCGCGCAGATGCTGTGCCGGCTCGAACGGGCCACCGCCACCACCTGGGACGCCGCCCGGGCGTACGACGAGGCGCCGGACGAATTCCCCCTCGCCGTCGCGGCCGCGGCGGCCATCGCGCTCGACGCCGCCGTCGACACCGCCAAGGACTGCGTCCAGGTGCTCGGCGGCATCGGCTTCACCTGGGAGCACGACGCCCACCTCTACCTGCGCCGGGCGGTCGCACTGCGCCAGCTCTTCGGCGACGGCGCGGTCTGGCGCGAGCGCGCCGCCGCGCTGGCCCTTTCCGGGGTACGCCGCACGCTGCGCGCCCCGGATGGGCAGGCACCGGCGTCCCCGGACGTACGCGCCAAGGTCGAGCAGATCGCCGCCCTCCCCGCGGAGCGGCAGCGCGCCGCGCTGGCCGACGCCGGCCTGTACGGGTTGGGCGCCGCACCCGCCGAGCAGCTCGCCATCGACGGGGAGCTGAGCCGGGCCGGCGTGACCCGGCCGGACCTGGCGATCGCCGGCTGGGCGGTGCCCACCATCCTCGCGCACGGCACCGCCGAGCAGCAGGAACGCTTCACCGGCCCGTCGCTGCGCGGCGAGCTCACCTGGTGCCAGCTCTTCAGCGAGCCGGAAGCGGGCTCCGACCTCGCCTCGCTGCGCACCCGGGCGGTCCGCGTGCCGGGCGGCTGGCGGCTGACCGGCCAGAAGGTGTGGACCTCGCTGGCGGCCGAGGCGGACTGGGCCATCTGCCTGGCCCGCACCGACCCGGACGCGCCCAAGCACCGCGGCCTGACGTACTTCCTGGTGTCGATGCGCACGCCGGGCATCGAAGTGCGCCCGCTGCGCGAGATCACCGGGCGAGCGGTCTTCAACGAGGTCTTCCTCGACGACGTCCTCGTGCCGGACGACTGCGTGGTCGGCGCGCCCGGCGACGGGTGGCGGCTGGCCCGCGGCACGCTGGCGTACGAGCGGGTGGCCATGGGGCGCGGCTCGTCCCTGGGCGAGGGCGTCGAGAAGCTGCTCGCCGCCGGGGACGCGGTACAGCGGGACCGGCTCGGCGGGCTGGTGGCCGACGGCCTCGCGGTGTCCCTTCTGGACCTGCGGGGCATGCTGCGCCGCCTCGACGGCCAGGCGGGCGGGCCCGAGTCGGCGGTGGCCAAGCTGGTCGGCGTCGCGCACCGGCAGGCGGTCGCCGAGGCCGCCCTGCTGGCGCTCGGCCCGGACGGCGCGGCCGACGGCGGTGCGGCGTACGAGTTCCTGCTCACCCGGTGCTTGAGCATCGCCGGCGGCACCACGCAGATCCTGCTGTCGGTGGTCGCCGAACGGGTGCTCGGGCTCCCTCGGGACAAGGAGCGCTGA